In Wenyingzhuangia fucanilytica, the following are encoded in one genomic region:
- the aroB gene encoding 3-dehydroquinate synthase — protein sequence MQTIQSTSYPVHFQETGYDAINEFIAKKGFKTVFILVDENTHEHCLPILQQELEVDVTFEVIEIESGEVNKNLGTCMSIWQALTDLGADRKSLLINIGGGVITDMGGFVASTYKRGIQFINIPTTLLSMVDASVGGKTGVDLGVLKNQIGLFADPEMVLIDSLYLKTLSEKEMTSGMAEIIKYGLTYDKSLWSQFTDPTKNVDIEGMIHRSIEIKNEVVLEDRLEANLRKILNYGHTIGHAVESYFLESEDKTTLTHGEAIALGMITEAYISSKLFNFPLSDLELIKTTITRIFGKVPVSKEDYPAVIDLMKHDKKNVNGQVNFVLLEGIEKYKIDCKVSIDLIKESLDYYLA from the coding sequence ATGCAAACTATACAATCTACAAGTTATCCTGTTCATTTTCAAGAAACTGGTTACGATGCTATCAATGAATTTATTGCTAAAAAAGGTTTTAAAACTGTTTTTATATTGGTAGATGAGAACACTCATGAGCATTGTTTGCCAATTTTACAACAAGAATTAGAGGTTGATGTTACTTTTGAGGTGATAGAAATTGAATCTGGAGAGGTAAATAAAAACTTAGGTACTTGTATGAGTATTTGGCAAGCTTTAACCGATTTAGGTGCAGATAGAAAAAGTTTGTTAATCAATATTGGTGGTGGGGTAATTACCGATATGGGAGGATTTGTGGCTTCTACCTATAAACGTGGAATTCAATTTATCAATATCCCTACTACTCTATTAAGTATGGTTGATGCTTCTGTTGGAGGAAAAACCGGAGTAGATTTAGGAGTATTAAAAAACCAAATAGGTTTGTTTGCCGATCCTGAAATGGTACTTATAGATTCTTTGTATTTAAAAACTTTGTCTGAAAAAGAAATGACTTCTGGAATGGCAGAAATTATTAAATACGGATTGACTTACGATAAATCTCTATGGAGTCAATTTACAGACCCAACTAAAAATGTTGATATAGAAGGAATGATTCATCGTTCTATTGAAATTAAAAACGAAGTGGTTTTAGAAGATAGATTAGAAGCCAACTTACGTAAAATATTAAATTATGGTCACACCATAGGGCATGCTGTAGAATCTTACTTTTTAGAATCTGAAGACAAAACTACTTTAACTCATGGTGAAGCCATTGCTTTGGGAATGATTACAGAAGCTTATATTTCTAGCAAATTATTTAATTTCCCTTTAAGTGATTTGGAGTTAATTAAAACGACCATTACTAGAATTTTTGGAAAAGTACCTGTATCAAAAGAAGATTATCCTGCTGTGATAGATTTAATGAAGCACGATAAGAAAAATGTAAATGGACAAGTAAACTTTGTGTTACTTGAAGGTATTGAGAAATATAAAATTGATTGTAAAGTATCTATTGATTTAATTAAAGAATCTTTAGATTATTACTTAGCTTAA
- a CDS encoding DUF1801 domain-containing protein produces the protein MNNTDAFFEKQEEPNKSVFLFLKNFIHQYHSEITLHLKWGLPYFYFKGKPLCYLWKEKKTNEPYLSFAKGPYLHHPALIQGDRKIFKILPINPNQDINLKLIEEILDEAIKLY, from the coding sequence ATGAATAATACTGATGCTTTTTTTGAGAAACAAGAAGAACCTAATAAAAGTGTTTTTCTATTTCTTAAAAATTTCATCCATCAATATCATTCAGAAATAACCTTGCATTTAAAATGGGGACTACCCTATTTTTATTTTAAAGGAAAACCTTTATGCTACCTTTGGAAAGAAAAAAAAACAAACGAACCTTATCTTAGTTTTGCCAAGGGGCCATATTTACATCACCCAGCATTAATTCAGGGAGATAGAAAAATATTTAAAATATTACCTATCAATCCTAATCAAGATATCAATCTAAAGTTGATAGAAGAAATTTTAGACGAAGCCATTAAATTATATTAA
- a CDS encoding LamG-like jellyroll fold domain-containing protein, translating into MINIFLKQKFFLFFLLIGFSYNLFSQTPGGVPGTILWLKADAGTNTTTNGEGITSWTDQSGNGFNATGTGDAVYSTVNAINGNPVIYFTDDDQPITGTTVIRGEGPNSSTDKSTSFIVQRKSSTSDDCFIEFYEGSSRQFYIDRRYDANEPFFTLPTGIQQIISVSDPGGSGSGADSNIYLNSNHFFTSENLFSTSWENGSYVIGDDSTGGNQLNGEIAEIIYFDYELTEANRKKIESYLAVKYGITLDNTDGGTDGDYVTSTGVNIWDASANATYHHEVIGIGRDDSSLLDQQKSTEFNSDPTLTIDKTSSFSNNLDYLIVGNDEGTLAFSTSGVPASITNKSQRTWKTEISGTPGTISISFTLGTSLTNSGNPSEYALLIDSDTDFTSGATIHTTGASINGNVLTFTNVNLSDGNFFTLAYTPIDEFPGNISSGLTHWFKADTGITTDGNGITTWEDQATTDGSDDATRDGGVSADYPIVQSNKHNYNSSVYFANGNNGYLDFDLSDIKDSDYNIIGIIERTNTNDHNYFIGTTSTTTNQGLRIGYRNNNSNPRYLFQQQGTSVSNSFDDYNASTEKATLIRGTLDNGVEQTISALMNGNEVSNTDASDTDFLTGAAPGVLGRGNRSDRGFQGYVSEVIIYNSALSTLDLSKIESYLAIKYALTLDNSGGGTDGDYVDSASNTLWDASENATYHNEIIGIGRDDTSTLNQFKSSEPISSTNLTIEKTGSFSNNQDFLIIGNDNGTIGLTTTGISPVYSERIERTWKAAVSGSVGGVTISITLPATSTGNTGDYALLIDSDTDFSDSNIHTTGVSLDGDVVTFTNVNLSDGDVFTLGIGLSFGPANVTSGLTHWFRADDGTSTTSDGVAITQWDNLTGSNNATQAGASDYPTYKENLHNFNPSVYISNGDNGYFDVNLNGINDSDYNIISIVERELTEDENYILGTTATTSNQGLHFGYRNNSSLTLAQYGNDIDVTVNNYNDPAVSRALIRGQLDSSSGKIIQELRDGSFSENSHGTTSFLTGDNSGVLGRGYGTNGFKGYVSELIIYNSTLSNTDLAKIFSYLAIKYGMTLSASDGVTNGDYLDSNGNVLWDASENSTYHHDVAGIGYDVASNLIQKQSKSASSDDILSVSIYSSVTATNNLNLGAFDDNLDYLIWGNNGTTSSISLETHVSSENACLKQLDRDWKISNNGNISNVTLQFDLSSFTSRDFSLIIDLDGDGDYTTGTIETISTGTITGDNIVYTNVTLPNDCVFTLVDNSSDIVYQVGAWVGGAGTGEEFDNSATDLVKSVEIKEDVTLSDDANCKCLKISNGAKVTVQANDILTVTHTLNSNGFIYLYENAQLVQTNATDTNSGIGKVYQILNEATDSGYRFNYLSSPVQTSGTYDLATHLKFNTNALNIEENTTPTFMDNDSDGFGTTISSKWFYTFPNTLNFVKIDENTDINAGLGFTMKGTNQANRYNFMGTPNNGDITPISITTNNYVLLGNPYPSALDIDAFNTAMLSGNITDGVVYLWDQPTGDSHYQTQYDGGYATRANGVSAPAAGVTNATTPTNVLKPMQGFLVAGGTTGGNITFTNSMRLTNTSTSGEKFYRTSKVKNVLKPVVRLGFEFTENDKTFHRQLVAVANGGSLEVELGKDAYMFDYFANDAYWVLPNDPYRFVINDVPVPDESLSLDLGVVVDQTREITFKLDDVEGLSTELYLLDKEEETLTNIKEEVYKTTVTSGEYTNRFSLVFKEDQNLDSEHHNLSKNTVIYVDEANKEISVVAENKSINSVSVYSMSGELLATANNKTKSNSLVVSLKNASSQIYLVKVVTNNGTFSQKVFFK; encoded by the coding sequence ATGATAAACATCTTTTTAAAACAAAAATTCTTCCTTTTTTTCTTATTAATTGGTTTTTCATATAATCTATTTTCTCAAACTCCCGGGGGTGTACCAGGTACTATATTGTGGCTTAAAGCTGATGCAGGAACCAATACCACAACTAATGGAGAAGGAATAACCTCTTGGACAGATCAAAGTGGTAATGGTTTTAATGCTACTGGTACTGGAGATGCAGTATACTCTACCGTAAACGCTATTAATGGTAACCCTGTAATTTATTTTACAGATGATGACCAACCTATTACAGGAACTACAGTAATTAGAGGAGAAGGACCTAATAGTAGTACAGATAAAAGTACGTCTTTTATAGTGCAAAGAAAATCTAGCACTTCAGATGATTGTTTTATAGAGTTTTACGAAGGATCTTCTAGACAGTTTTATATTGATAGAAGATATGATGCCAACGAACCATTTTTTACTTTACCTACAGGTATTCAGCAAATTATTTCTGTTTCAGATCCTGGAGGATCAGGTTCAGGAGCCGACTCTAATATTTACTTAAACTCCAATCATTTTTTCACTTCAGAAAACTTATTTTCTACCTCATGGGAAAACGGATCTTATGTAATTGGAGATGATAGCACAGGAGGAAATCAATTAAACGGAGAGATTGCTGAAATTATTTATTTTGATTATGAACTAACAGAGGCTAACAGAAAAAAAATAGAAAGTTATTTAGCTGTTAAATATGGAATTACCTTAGACAATACCGATGGTGGAACTGATGGTGATTATGTAACAAGTACAGGAGTAAATATTTGGGATGCCTCGGCAAATGCTACTTACCACCATGAGGTAATTGGTATTGGTAGAGATGATTCTAGTTTGTTAGATCAACAAAAATCTACTGAGTTTAACTCTGACCCAACCCTAACTATAGATAAAACCTCTAGTTTTTCTAATAACTTAGATTATTTAATAGTGGGGAATGACGAAGGTACTTTAGCTTTTAGTACTTCTGGTGTTCCTGCTAGCATAACAAACAAATCTCAAAGAACTTGGAAAACAGAAATCAGCGGGACTCCTGGAACTATTTCTATAAGTTTTACTCTAGGAACAAGCTTGACTAATTCTGGAAATCCATCAGAATACGCTTTATTGATTGATAGTGATACTGATTTTACAAGTGGTGCTACCATACACACTACCGGGGCAAGTATTAATGGGAATGTTTTAACTTTTACAAACGTAAATCTGTCTGATGGAAACTTTTTCACTTTGGCATACACTCCAATTGATGAATTCCCTGGGAATATTTCAAGTGGTTTAACTCACTGGTTTAAGGCAGACACAGGAATTACCACAGACGGAAATGGAATTACTACATGGGAAGATCAAGCAACAACTGATGGTAGTGATGATGCAACAAGAGATGGTGGTGTTAGTGCTGATTACCCAATAGTTCAATCTAATAAACACAACTATAACTCATCGGTTTATTTTGCCAATGGTAATAATGGTTATTTAGATTTTGATTTGTCAGACATTAAAGATTCTGATTATAATATTATAGGGATTATAGAACGAACTAATACCAATGATCACAACTATTTTATAGGAACTACTTCTACAACTACAAATCAAGGTTTAAGAATAGGGTATAGAAACAACAATTCAAATCCACGATATCTATTTCAACAACAAGGAACAAGTGTTTCTAATAGTTTTGACGACTACAATGCTTCTACAGAAAAAGCAACATTAATTAGGGGGACTTTAGATAATGGTGTAGAACAAACCATATCAGCTTTAATGAATGGTAACGAAGTTTCTAACACAGATGCTTCGGACACCGACTTTTTAACAGGTGCCGCTCCTGGAGTTTTAGGTAGAGGTAATAGATCTGATAGAGGTTTCCAAGGATATGTTTCAGAAGTAATTATATACAACTCAGCATTATCCACATTAGACTTAAGTAAAATAGAAAGTTATTTAGCCATTAAATATGCCTTAACTCTTGATAATAGTGGAGGAGGAACTGATGGAGATTATGTAGATAGTGCTTCTAATACTTTGTGGGATGCTTCAGAAAACGCAACTTATCACAATGAAATTATTGGAATAGGAAGAGATGATACCTCTACTTTAAATCAATTTAAATCTTCTGAACCTATTTCATCAACAAATCTTACAATAGAAAAAACAGGAAGTTTTAGTAACAACCAAGATTTTTTAATAATTGGTAATGATAATGGAACTATAGGGCTTACTACAACTGGAATTAGCCCTGTTTATAGCGAAAGAATAGAAAGAACATGGAAAGCAGCTGTGTCAGGATCTGTAGGTGGAGTTACCATCAGTATAACGTTACCTGCAACTAGTACTGGTAACACAGGTGACTATGCCCTTTTAATTGATTCAGATACCGATTTTTCTGATAGTAATATTCATACTACTGGTGTCTCTTTAGATGGTGATGTTGTTACTTTTACGAATGTAAATTTATCAGACGGTGATGTATTTACCTTAGGAATTGGTCTTTCTTTTGGACCTGCTAATGTAACCTCTGGATTAACACATTGGTTTAGGGCAGATGATGGAACATCAACTACTAGCGATGGTGTTGCCATTACTCAATGGGATAATTTAACAGGTTCAAACAATGCTACTCAAGCAGGGGCTTCAGACTATCCAACATATAAAGAAAACCTACACAACTTTAATCCATCAGTATATATATCAAATGGAGATAATGGTTATTTTGATGTTAACTTAAACGGAATTAATGATAGTGATTATAACATTATTTCTATTGTAGAAAGAGAACTTACCGAAGATGAAAATTATATTTTAGGAACCACAGCTACTACATCAAATCAAGGATTACACTTTGGGTACCGAAATAACAGTTCTTTAACACTTGCTCAATACGGTAACGATATTGATGTTACTGTTAATAATTACAACGATCCTGCTGTTTCTAGAGCCTTAATAAGAGGGCAGTTAGATAGCAGTTCTGGTAAAATTATTCAAGAATTAAGAGATGGTTCATTTTCAGAAAACAGTCATGGAACTACTTCTTTTTTAACTGGTGATAATTCAGGAGTGTTAGGAAGAGGGTATGGAACAAATGGTTTTAAAGGATATGTTTCTGAATTAATTATATACAACAGTACTTTGTCTAATACTGATTTAGCAAAAATATTTTCATATTTAGCAATTAAATACGGAATGACATTGAGCGCTTCTGATGGTGTAACTAATGGAGATTATTTAGATAGTAATGGAAATGTTTTATGGGATGCTTCCGAAAACAGTACTTATCACCATGATGTTGCTGGTATAGGATATGATGTTGCCTCAAACTTAATTCAAAAGCAATCAAAATCAGCTAGTTCCGATGATATTTTATCGGTTTCTATTTACAGCTCAGTAACCGCAACAAACAATTTAAACTTAGGGGCCTTTGATGATAATTTAGATTATTTAATTTGGGGAAATAATGGTACTACATCAAGTATTTCTTTAGAAACCCATGTCAGTTCAGAAAATGCTTGTTTAAAGCAATTAGATAGAGATTGGAAAATTAGTAATAACGGAAACATTAGCAATGTTACTTTACAATTTGATTTATCTTCTTTTACTTCTAGAGATTTTAGTTTGATTATAGATTTAGATGGTGATGGTGATTATACCACAGGAACTATAGAAACTATATCAACAGGAACCATTACAGGAGACAATATTGTTTACACCAATGTAACGCTACCTAATGATTGTGTATTTACATTGGTAGATAATAGTTCTGATATTGTATATCAAGTAGGAGCTTGGGTTGGAGGAGCAGGTACAGGAGAAGAGTTTGATAATTCAGCTACTGATCTAGTAAAATCTGTTGAAATTAAAGAAGATGTAACCCTATCTGACGATGCAAACTGTAAATGTTTAAAAATAAGTAATGGTGCTAAAGTAACTGTTCAGGCTAATGATATTTTAACCGTTACTCACACTTTAAACAGTAATGGATTTATCTATTTATACGAAAATGCTCAATTGGTTCAAACCAATGCTACAGACACAAATTCTGGTATAGGAAAAGTATATCAAATATTAAATGAGGCAACAGATTCTGGGTATAGATTCAATTATCTAAGCTCACCTGTTCAAACCTCAGGAACTTATGATTTGGCTACACATTTAAAGTTTAATACCAATGCTTTAAATATAGAAGAAAATACTACGCCTACATTTATGGATAATGATTCTGATGGATTCGGAACAACTATCAGTAGTAAATGGTTTTATACTTTTCCAAATACTTTAAATTTTGTTAAGATAGACGAAAATACTGATATCAACGCAGGACTTGGGTTTACTATGAAAGGTACCAATCAAGCAAATAGATATAATTTTATGGGTACTCCTAATAACGGAGATATTACCCCAATAAGTATCACTACTAATAATTATGTTTTATTAGGAAATCCTTATCCTTCTGCTTTAGATATTGATGCTTTTAATACTGCCATGTTATCTGGAAATATTACCGATGGAGTAGTGTATTTATGGGATCAACCTACTGGAGATTCACACTATCAAACTCAATACGATGGAGGATATGCCACAAGAGCAAATGGAGTTAGTGCTCCTGCTGCTGGAGTAACTAATGCTACTACACCTACTAATGTTTTAAAGCCTATGCAAGGATTTTTAGTTGCTGGGGGAACAACAGGAGGAAATATTACTTTTACCAATAGTATGAGGTTAACCAACACGAGTACTTCTGGAGAAAAGTTTTACAGAACTTCTAAAGTTAAAAATGTGTTGAAACCTGTGGTAAGATTAGGTTTTGAGTTTACAGAAAATGATAAAACATTCCACAGGCAATTAGTAGCAGTAGCTAATGGAGGTAGTTTAGAGGTAGAGTTAGGAAAAGACGCATATATGTTTGATTATTTTGCTAATGATGCTTATTGGGTTTTACCAAATGATCCATACAGATTTGTCATCAACGACGTACCTGTGCCAGATGAATCACTTTCACTAGATTTAGGGGTTGTTGTAGATCAAACAAGAGAAATTACTTTTAAACTAGATGATGTAGAAGGTTTAAGTACTGAGCTTTATTTATTAGATAAAGAAGAAGAAACATTAACTAATATTAAAGAAGAAGTTTATAAAACTACTGTAACTTCTGGAGAATACACAAATAGATTTAGTTTGGTGTTTAAAGAAGATCAAAATTTAGATTCTGAACATCACAACCTATCTAAAAACACAGTGATTTACGTTGATGAGGCTAATAAAGAAATTAGTGTTGTTGCAGAAAATAAAAGTATTAACAGCGTGAGTGTTTACAGTATGTCTGGAGAATTATTGGCTACTGCTAACAATAAAACAAAAAGCAATAGTTTAGTGGTTTCTCTTAAAAATGCTAGTTCACAAATATATTTGGTAAAAGTTGTTACCAATAATGGAACGTTTAGTCAAAAAGTGTTTTTTAAATAA
- the recQ gene encoding DNA helicase RecQ has translation MTNQDILLHKTLKDYFGYEQFRSLQKEIITSILNGEDNLVIMPTGGGKSICYQLPAILMDGLTLVISPLIALMKDQVDALNANGIPAAFVNSSQTDIENSSIIERVKSKEIKLLYLAPESLAFFEQLSQVCEISLIAVDEAHCISSWGHDFRPAYTQLSFLKKRLPNTPLVALTATADKATREDIANQLDISNAKRNISSFNRANLSLEVRPAQDRVKQIVDFVKSRPNESGIVYCLSRKQTEQLAERLKKSGFKAAAYHAGLPADVRSKTQENFIHDTTPIICATIAFGMGIDKSNVRWIIHYNLPKNIEGYYQEIGRAGRDGLDSETILFHSYADVIQLRKFAEGSGNEEVQLAKLERMLQYAEATSCRRNILLSYFGETATEKCGNCDVCKHPPVIFDGTIIAQKVLSGIFRLQENEPLNVVVDFLRGSQNATILDKNYHLLKTYGVAKDIAWKDLQQYMVQLINQGFCEIAFHENNALKLNDLSKEVLFNGMKVSLTKPADFVKADEKTPQKASKPQNNLFERLRVLRLELATAKGVPAYVIFSDATLKAIANERPVTDEEFLEIEGVGQKKLQDYGYDFITEIIKFNKEKVVKPVKKKKGKSATHLETLELHKQGLSIEEIANERGLTPNTIQSHFVKLYNEGIKIDLTDFVSEKEIEAVKEAQSKVENPKSLKSYYEYFNEQLDYAAIKMALVYLENEEK, from the coding sequence ATGACAAATCAAGATATCCTTTTACACAAAACCTTAAAAGATTATTTTGGATACGAACAGTTTAGATCTTTACAAAAAGAAATCATCACGAGTATTTTAAACGGTGAAGATAATTTAGTGATTATGCCTACAGGAGGCGGAAAATCTATTTGTTACCAATTGCCAGCTATTTTAATGGACGGATTAACTTTGGTTATTTCTCCATTAATCGCCTTGATGAAAGATCAGGTAGATGCATTAAATGCCAACGGAATTCCTGCTGCTTTTGTGAATAGTTCTCAAACAGATATTGAAAATTCTTCTATTATAGAAAGAGTAAAATCTAAAGAGATAAAGTTGTTGTATTTGGCTCCTGAAAGTTTGGCTTTTTTTGAGCAACTTTCTCAGGTTTGTGAAATTAGTTTGATTGCAGTAGATGAAGCGCATTGTATTTCTTCTTGGGGACACGATTTTAGACCTGCTTATACCCAATTATCCTTTTTAAAGAAAAGGCTACCTAACACACCTTTGGTTGCTTTAACTGCAACTGCAGACAAAGCCACTAGAGAAGATATTGCCAATCAATTAGATATTTCTAATGCCAAAAGAAATATCAGTTCTTTTAATAGAGCCAATTTAAGTTTAGAAGTTCGCCCAGCACAAGACAGGGTAAAACAAATTGTAGATTTTGTAAAATCTAGACCTAATGAATCTGGAATTGTGTATTGTTTGAGTAGAAAGCAAACCGAACAGTTGGCGGAAAGATTAAAGAAAAGTGGATTTAAAGCAGCTGCTTATCATGCCGGATTACCTGCCGACGTTAGAAGCAAAACCCAAGAGAATTTTATTCACGATACTACTCCTATCATTTGTGCTACCATTGCTTTTGGAATGGGAATAGACAAATCTAACGTTCGTTGGATTATTCACTATAACTTGCCTAAAAATATAGAAGGATATTATCAAGAAATTGGTCGTGCAGGACGTGATGGTTTAGATTCAGAAACCATTTTGTTTCACTCCTACGCAGATGTGATTCAATTAAGAAAATTTGCAGAAGGTTCTGGGAATGAAGAAGTACAATTGGCAAAATTGGAAAGAATGCTTCAATATGCAGAAGCAACTAGTTGTAGGAGAAATATTTTATTGAGTTATTTTGGTGAAACAGCTACAGAAAAATGTGGGAATTGTGATGTTTGTAAACATCCTCCCGTTATTTTTGATGGAACTATTATTGCTCAAAAAGTTTTATCAGGAATCTTTAGGTTGCAAGAAAACGAACCTTTAAATGTGGTGGTAGATTTTTTAAGAGGTTCCCAAAACGCTACTATTTTAGATAAAAACTACCATTTATTAAAAACTTATGGGGTTGCTAAAGATATTGCTTGGAAAGATTTACAGCAATATATGGTTCAGCTCATCAACCAGGGATTTTGTGAAATTGCTTTTCATGAAAACAATGCTTTAAAATTGAATGATTTATCTAAAGAAGTATTGTTTAACGGAATGAAAGTTTCCCTAACAAAACCAGCAGATTTTGTAAAAGCAGATGAAAAAACACCTCAAAAAGCCAGCAAACCACAAAACAATTTATTTGAACGTTTAAGAGTATTACGATTAGAGTTAGCCACAGCAAAAGGAGTTCCCGCTTATGTTATTTTTAGTGATGCTACTTTAAAGGCCATTGCAAATGAACGTCCTGTTACTGATGAAGAATTTTTGGAAATTGAAGGAGTTGGACAAAAAAAGTTGCAAGATTATGGTTATGATTTTATTACCGAAATTATAAAGTTTAATAAGGAAAAAGTAGTAAAACCAGTTAAGAAGAAAAAAGGGAAATCTGCCACACACTTAGAAACTTTAGAACTACACAAGCAGGGCTTATCTATAGAAGAAATTGCCAACGAAAGAGGATTAACTCCTAATACCATTCAGAGTCATTTTGTAAAATTGTACAACGAAGGCATAAAAATAGATTTGACTGATTTTGTATCTGAAAAAGAAATTGAAGCAGTAAAAGAAGCGCAAAGCAAAGTAGAAAACCCTAAATCATTAAAAAGTTATTATGAATATTTTAATGAACAGTTAGATTATGCGGCTATTAAAATGGCTTTGGTATATTTAGAAAATGAGGAGAAATAA
- a CDS encoding metallophosphoesterase — translation MVILKFDDRPTSASILFNLWFGYTFAFIVLKLGMLGTALLDDIIRIIEYIGKIIWRVFLSSDTKVNFGERRKFIGQVGLGIASIPFLGMLYGITKGKYNYKIKTVALSFKNLPKAFDGLRIVHISDVHSGSFDDFDEVAHGINMIKEQQADLILFTGDLVNNEAEEIVPYKELFASMKAPLGVFSTLGNHDYGTHKRWKNKEEKNQNLKDLFIHQKEMGFDLLNNRTHTIEKDGQTLDIVGVENWGKPPFPQKGDLDKALEGTHPENFKILLSHDPTHWDEKVIPHSQNIDLTLSGHTHGMQFGVEIPGFKWSPSKYIYKRWAGLYKNKEQYLYVNRGFGFLGFPGRVGIWPEITVITLNQKA, via the coding sequence ATGGTGATTTTAAAATTTGATGATAGACCAACTAGCGCTAGTATATTATTTAATCTTTGGTTTGGTTATACTTTTGCATTTATAGTATTAAAACTAGGAATGTTAGGTACTGCATTACTTGATGATATTATTAGAATTATAGAATATATAGGAAAAATAATATGGAGAGTTTTTTTGAGCTCTGATACTAAAGTAAATTTTGGAGAAAGAAGAAAGTTTATAGGTCAAGTAGGTCTTGGAATAGCTAGTATTCCTTTTTTAGGAATGTTGTACGGTATTACCAAAGGAAAGTATAACTACAAAATAAAAACAGTTGCCTTGAGTTTTAAAAACTTGCCTAAAGCTTTTGATGGTTTAAGAATAGTACATATTTCTGATGTACACTCTGGTAGTTTTGATGATTTTGATGAAGTGGCTCACGGTATCAATATGATTAAAGAACAACAAGCTGATTTAATTTTATTTACTGGAGATTTGGTCAATAACGAAGCCGAAGAAATTGTGCCTTACAAAGAATTGTTTGCAAGTATGAAAGCTCCTTTAGGAGTGTTTTCAACTTTAGGAAACCACGATTATGGAACGCACAAAAGATGGAAGAATAAAGAGGAAAAAAATCAAAATCTTAAAGATTTGTTCATCCATCAAAAAGAAATGGGCTTTGATTTATTAAATAACAGAACTCATACCATAGAAAAAGATGGTCAAACATTAGATATTGTTGGAGTAGAGAATTGGGGAAAACCACCATTCCCTCAAAAAGGAGATTTAGATAAAGCTTTAGAAGGAACTCATCCAGAAAACTTTAAAATTTTACTATCTCACGATCCAACCCATTGGGATGAAAAAGTAATTCCACATTCACAAAATATAGATTTAACTTTATCTGGACACACTCACGGAATGCAGTTTGGAGTAGAAATTCCAGGTTTTAAATGGAGTCCATCAAAATACATTTACAAACGTTGGGCAGGTTTGTATAAAAACAAAGAACAATACTTATATGTAAACAGAGGTTTTGGATTTTTAGGTTTTCCTGGTAGAGTTGGTATTTGGCCAGAAATTACCGTTATTACCTTAAATCAAAAAGCTTAA